The Nocardia arthritidis genome has a window encoding:
- a CDS encoding NADP-dependent oxidoreductase: protein MTRMRAVTVAAFGAPPELTEIPVPQPGPGELLVRIQSASINPADRKIADGFLKGKALHRFPLVLGADGAGTVTAIGPAVTRFHVGERITGRFSGPPIGRGSFAEYAVIAQDTVLTRLPDRFSMVEAAALPVAGLTARALDTAIGPHLDRRILVIGAAGGVGSFFVQFANSHGAYVIATGHQDDERRLRLLGAVEVIDYTQTSVPDQVRTRHPDGVDALIDLVSNPDEFQELLALVRPGGIAFSTVGDAESAELVVRGLGGGNFQHLPRSEDLAQLVQAVAHRRIHVPIERTVHLDELPAVLTATGGQRGKTVAVIGTGDRSGDLDRWRTRDSTR from the coding sequence ATGACCCGTATGCGGGCGGTCACCGTCGCCGCCTTCGGTGCGCCACCGGAACTTACCGAAATACCTGTGCCCCAACCCGGTCCGGGCGAACTGCTGGTGCGCATCCAATCAGCGAGTATCAATCCCGCCGACCGCAAGATCGCCGACGGGTTCCTGAAAGGCAAAGCACTACACCGATTTCCGCTCGTTCTCGGCGCCGACGGGGCCGGGACAGTGACCGCGATCGGCCCTGCGGTCACCCGCTTCCACGTCGGCGAGCGGATCACCGGCAGATTCTCCGGCCCGCCGATCGGGCGGGGTTCCTTCGCCGAGTACGCGGTGATCGCACAGGATACGGTCCTCACCCGGCTACCCGATCGGTTCTCGATGGTGGAGGCGGCCGCCCTTCCGGTCGCCGGACTGACAGCCCGCGCGCTGGACACAGCGATCGGACCGCATCTCGACCGTCGGATCCTCGTGATCGGCGCGGCCGGCGGTGTCGGCTCCTTCTTCGTCCAGTTCGCGAACAGCCACGGCGCCTACGTCATCGCAACCGGGCACCAGGACGACGAACGTCGTCTGCGACTACTCGGCGCGGTCGAGGTCATCGATTACACGCAAACCTCGGTGCCCGACCAGGTACGAACTCGTCACCCCGACGGTGTCGACGCGCTGATCGACCTGGTGAGCAATCCAGACGAATTCCAGGAACTGCTCGCGCTGGTCCGCCCCGGAGGCATCGCATTCAGTACGGTCGGCGACGCCGAGAGCGCGGAGCTCGTCGTCCGCGGTCTCGGTGGCGGAAACTTTCAGCATCTGCCACGCAGCGAGGATCTGGCCCAACTGGTACAGGCCGTGGCCCACCGCAGAATCCATGTGCCGATCGAACGCACCGTCCACCTCGACGAACTACCCGCCGTCCTCACCGCAACCGGCGGCCAGCGCGGCAAAACAGTGGCTGTCATCGGTACCGGCGACAGATCCGGTGATCTCGATCGGTGGCGCACACGCGACTCGACCAGATGA
- a CDS encoding aminotransferase class III-fold pyridoxal phosphate-dependent enzyme: MSTMSALLDRANAVTTSPRWDLEKRFPVVADRAEGCHIWDADGKRYIDYTSCSGAAPLGVGHPAVIEAAIGALRTGGIVPSTLSAARIQTAEQLLPLFPFADRVRFFRTGSCATTAAARICRVHTGRSLLLTSGFHGWHDWHLQSTFGGLPNRDPETIDFGYDLQRLADLLAERWNEVAGVFITPEVNFFPHAYHVELAQLVRGHGCLLILDEVMTGFRYQLGGYAVAADIQPDLITLSKGLANGMALSAVVGRAEVFDGAEPAYLGYTYQREVTPFAAAAASLNAFRTEDPIGRMHDVGRALISGLNDLFERTSVPAIAFSWPSMFRVLFGDNEIGESFYAGLLRRGVLMEYGGVHMISAATSAEDIALTLSAAEDSLTDVLRTARPTLNGTGLTDTDAHELAARAFGATAETAAKWWPGYSPSNQ; encoded by the coding sequence ATGTCGACAATGTCTGCACTGCTGGACCGGGCCAACGCGGTGACTACCAGTCCGCGTTGGGATTTGGAGAAGCGATTCCCCGTCGTCGCCGACCGCGCCGAGGGCTGTCACATCTGGGACGCCGATGGGAAACGCTATATCGACTACACCTCCTGCAGCGGAGCGGCGCCACTGGGTGTCGGACATCCGGCGGTCATCGAAGCCGCGATCGGCGCGCTGCGTACCGGAGGAATCGTCCCATCCACACTCTCCGCGGCGCGGATCCAAACCGCCGAACAGTTGCTGCCGCTTTTCCCGTTCGCCGATCGAGTCCGCTTCTTTCGCACCGGCTCCTGCGCGACCACGGCAGCGGCGCGCATCTGCCGGGTACACACCGGCCGTAGTCTGCTGTTGACGAGCGGTTTTCACGGGTGGCACGACTGGCACCTGCAATCGACGTTCGGTGGTCTGCCCAACCGTGACCCGGAGACCATCGACTTCGGATACGACCTGCAACGACTCGCTGATCTGCTCGCCGAGCGCTGGAACGAGGTCGCAGGTGTTTTCATCACCCCCGAGGTCAACTTCTTCCCCCACGCCTACCACGTAGAACTGGCACAACTGGTCCGCGGCCACGGGTGTTTGCTCATCCTGGATGAGGTGATGACCGGTTTCCGGTATCAACTGGGCGGATACGCGGTCGCCGCTGATATTCAGCCGGACCTGATCACCCTGAGCAAGGGGCTCGCGAACGGCATGGCGCTATCGGCTGTCGTTGGTCGGGCGGAAGTATTCGACGGTGCCGAGCCCGCCTATCTCGGCTACACCTATCAGCGGGAGGTGACACCGTTCGCCGCGGCGGCGGCTTCATTGAACGCGTTCCGCACCGAGGATCCGATCGGCAGGATGCACGATGTCGGCCGCGCTCTGATCTCGGGACTGAACGACCTGTTCGAGCGCACGTCGGTCCCCGCGATCGCGTTCTCCTGGCCGTCGATGTTCCGGGTGCTGTTCGGCGACAACGAAATCGGCGAAAGCTTCTACGCGGGACTGCTGCGCCGTGGAGTGCTCATGGAATACGGCGGAGTCCACATGATTTCAGCGGCTACCTCCGCCGAAGACATCGCACTGACCTTGTCGGCCGCCGAGGACAGCCTGACCGACGTACTCCGCACCGCGCGTCCGACGCTGAACGGCACCGGCCTCACTGACACCGATGCCCACGAGCTGGCCGCACGAGCATTCGGCGCGACCGCGGAGACAGCGGCCAAATGGTGGCCAGGCTATTCGCCCAGCAACCAGTAA
- a CDS encoding alkaline phosphatase family protein, translated as MAASLIALTAATVSGPTAHADAATNKLVVIGLDGTMYDKVEKVGAPNLLKLSEQGTLSRYSISPHITISGPSWATTLTGVWDTKHGITNNDFDAKPFAKWPTVFTRLEKADPNLKTASIATWGKIETIAGSGNPHADIVRTTPAVPGDADESKTDTATADGAIEQIDQGTDFLFTHLDQVDEAGHAHGTWSSEYRNAIKRVDTEVGRIVAAVDKRAAANPKERWTILVTTDHGHVPWGGHGGQTPWETASFLIARGPDFRAGATTAGAYSFVDITPTALDLLGAPPATGLDGVSMVGRPVGADGGLPAQSPEGPTKADTQPDGLARSSDH; from the coding sequence GTGGCTGCTTCACTCATCGCCCTCACCGCCGCCACAGTGTCCGGACCCACCGCGCACGCCGACGCCGCGACGAACAAGCTCGTCGTCATCGGCCTCGACGGCACAATGTACGACAAGGTCGAAAAGGTCGGCGCGCCCAATCTGCTGAAGCTCAGCGAGCAGGGCACCCTGTCGCGGTACTCGATCTCGCCACACATCACGATTTCCGGTCCATCGTGGGCCACCACGCTCACCGGAGTATGGGACACCAAACACGGCATCACGAACAACGATTTCGACGCCAAACCGTTCGCCAAGTGGCCGACCGTATTCACCCGGCTCGAAAAGGCCGATCCCAATCTGAAAACCGCATCGATCGCCACCTGGGGCAAGATCGAAACCATCGCAGGCAGCGGCAACCCGCACGCCGACATCGTCCGCACCACCCCCGCCGTCCCGGGCGACGCCGACGAATCCAAGACCGACACCGCAACCGCCGACGGCGCCATCGAACAGATCGATCAGGGCACCGACTTCCTGTTCACCCACCTCGACCAGGTCGACGAGGCCGGACATGCGCACGGCACCTGGTCGTCCGAGTACCGGAACGCGATCAAGCGGGTCGACACCGAGGTCGGCCGCATCGTCGCCGCAGTGGACAAGCGTGCCGCGGCCAACCCCAAGGAGCGCTGGACCATTCTGGTCACCACCGATCACGGCCACGTACCGTGGGGTGGACATGGCGGCCAAACACCTTGGGAGACAGCGAGTTTCCTGATCGCGCGAGGCCCCGACTTCCGCGCGGGCGCCACCACCGCGGGTGCTTACTCGTTCGTCGACATCACCCCGACCGCCCTCGATTTGCTCGGCGCGCCCCCTGCCACCGGACTCGACGGGGTATCCATGGTCGGACGCCCGGTCGGGGCCGACGGTGGCCTGCCCGCCCAGTCTCCGGAGGGCCCGACCAAGGCGGATACGCAGCCCGATGGGCTGGCCAGATCGTCCGACCACTGA
- a CDS encoding YncE family protein, translated as MAMAATLLTGVFTCEVGQAAGEPGLQQVMLVGNNWEGTADVIESTGDFAKIGRINLVPDKDERLREIYTNPVRLVYFLGIRETVGEGHDQYVDDMYTTPDGSAIVVSRPSFADVASIDTATGTLKWRFEVSGQRSDHMAVSPDGTRVAVSASTSNTVHVLDIDTGKELGKFATGDKPHENVFTRDGKIWNMAIGNVNTGLDAPAMDWTKGDRKITIADANTFKQVKVIDMRPRLDTFGRKDLSNAVRPVAFSPDESKFYFQVSFFNGFLEYDVAADKILRVKELPKNPNTSDDRTTFVNDSRHHGLSINPEGTKLCVAGTMDNYATVVDTATLEEGPLVTAAKPYWATVSGDGKACLISESAANQVTAIDFATGQKITSTPVGAHPQRVRVGNLSADWKSPAA; from the coding sequence ATGGCCATGGCCGCTACCTTGCTGACCGGGGTATTCACCTGCGAGGTCGGCCAGGCCGCCGGGGAACCCGGACTTCAGCAGGTCATGCTGGTCGGCAACAACTGGGAGGGCACCGCCGACGTCATCGAGTCCACCGGGGACTTCGCCAAGATCGGGCGCATCAACCTTGTCCCCGACAAGGACGAGCGGCTGCGTGAGATCTACACCAACCCGGTGCGGCTCGTGTACTTTCTCGGCATCCGCGAAACGGTCGGCGAAGGCCATGACCAGTATGTCGATGACATGTACACCACCCCGGACGGCTCGGCCATTGTCGTCTCACGACCGAGTTTCGCTGACGTCGCTTCCATTGATACCGCCACCGGCACGCTGAAGTGGCGCTTCGAAGTATCGGGCCAGCGCTCCGACCACATGGCCGTCTCCCCTGACGGGACCCGTGTCGCGGTATCGGCCTCGACCAGCAACACCGTCCACGTGCTCGATATCGATACCGGAAAGGAGTTGGGTAAGTTCGCCACCGGCGACAAGCCGCACGAGAACGTCTTCACCAGGGACGGCAAAATCTGGAATATGGCCATCGGTAATGTGAACACCGGTCTCGATGCCCCAGCAATGGACTGGACCAAGGGTGATCGCAAGATCACCATCGCCGATGCGAACACCTTCAAGCAGGTCAAGGTGATCGACATGCGTCCGCGACTGGACACCTTCGGGCGCAAGGACCTCTCGAATGCGGTGCGTCCGGTGGCCTTCAGCCCCGATGAGTCCAAGTTCTACTTCCAGGTGTCGTTCTTCAACGGCTTCCTCGAGTACGACGTGGCCGCCGACAAGATCCTGCGCGTCAAGGAGCTACCGAAGAATCCCAACACCAGCGACGACCGCACCACATTTGTCAACGACTCGCGTCACCACGGCCTGTCGATCAACCCGGAGGGCACCAAGCTGTGCGTCGCCGGAACGATGGACAACTACGCCACCGTCGTCGACACCGCCACCCTCGAGGAGGGTCCGTTGGTGACCGCGGCCAAGCCCTACTGGGCGACAGTCAGCGGTGACGGTAAGGCGTGCCTGATCTCCGAAAGCGCCGCAAACCAGGTCACCGCCATCGATTTCGCCACCGGGCAGAAGATCACCTCGACCCCGGTGGGTGCCCATCCACAGCGAGTCCGGGTGGGCAACCTGTCCGCGGACTGGAAATCGCCCGCCGCGTAA
- a CDS encoding MFS transporter, producing the protein MSIPTAGQQIGGWRAALWSVRLMFFLTGLLFATWAARTPTIKAKLDLDDAGLAVAFAGLNLGAVLGLQLGKIITLRFGSRATLRATMPLFALALYGLSAANNLTVLTVTVAIFAVANSVVDIAMNAHGIAVEKTSAQPLLSGIHACHSLGMITGASAGAAAERIQLSLGGHLAGVSVAVAAAAAIGTRRLLPSTVDRLSDIAPDPQATQRWRRWPTRLIVLGSLAFCVALAEGAANDWTAVYIHDATGATTTVAALGFAVFAAAMFIGRLLGDRLVTVLGSARPYLAATLTAATAMTTALLVGGTTPALVGIALFGLGISFTLPLIFSATATVTGIPTAQAIANISIVGYLGFFTGPVLIGFIANHYGLATAMAIPAIFMALAACGTAAFHRPSNSKPPMQR; encoded by the coding sequence ATGTCGATACCGACCGCAGGGCAGCAGATCGGCGGTTGGCGTGCCGCTCTGTGGTCGGTCCGGCTGATGTTCTTTCTGACCGGCCTGCTCTTCGCGACGTGGGCGGCACGTACCCCAACTATCAAGGCGAAGCTCGATCTCGACGATGCGGGTTTGGCCGTTGCCTTCGCCGGGCTGAACCTCGGCGCGGTGCTCGGCCTGCAACTCGGCAAAATCATCACCCTGCGCTTCGGTAGCCGAGCCACCCTGCGGGCGACGATGCCATTGTTCGCGCTCGCACTGTACGGGCTGTCGGCGGCGAACAATCTGACGGTGCTGACCGTGACCGTCGCTATCTTCGCAGTCGCCAACAGTGTCGTGGACATCGCCATGAACGCGCACGGGATCGCAGTCGAAAAAACGAGTGCACAACCGCTGCTGTCGGGGATCCACGCCTGCCACAGCCTCGGAATGATCACCGGCGCTTCGGCTGGTGCGGCCGCCGAACGGATACAGCTGTCCCTCGGTGGTCACCTCGCCGGAGTTTCGGTTGCCGTTGCCGCGGCAGCCGCCATAGGTACCCGCAGACTGCTGCCGTCGACTGTCGATCGCCTCTCCGATATCGCACCCGATCCGCAAGCCACACAACGTTGGCGGCGCTGGCCGACCCGGTTGATCGTGCTCGGTTCACTGGCTTTTTGTGTCGCACTGGCCGAGGGCGCCGCCAACGACTGGACCGCCGTCTACATCCACGACGCCACCGGCGCCACAACCACCGTCGCTGCACTGGGATTCGCGGTTTTCGCCGCAGCGATGTTCATCGGCCGCCTCCTCGGCGACCGGCTGGTCACCGTGTTAGGTTCGGCTCGCCCATACCTGGCCGCCACACTCACCGCCGCCACCGCAATGACCACCGCACTGCTTGTCGGCGGCACAACCCCGGCACTCGTCGGTATCGCGCTGTTCGGGCTCGGCATTTCCTTCACACTGCCGCTGATCTTCTCCGCCACCGCAACCGTGACCGGAATACCCACCGCCCAGGCCATCGCCAATATCTCGATCGTCGGCTACCTCGGATTCTTCACCGGCCCAGTCCTCATCGGCTTCATCGCCAACCACTACGGCCTCGCCACCGCCATGGCCATCCCGGCGATCTTCATGGCACTCGCCGCCTGCGGCACCGCCGCCTTCCACCGTCCCAGCAACTCGAAGCCACCGATGCAGCGCTGA
- a CDS encoding haloalkane dehalogenase yields the protein MVKINVLDSFISYLDIGSGDVPVVFLHGNPTSSYLWRYVIPHVFGQARCLAPDLIGMGSSGKPDIDYRFADHARYLDTWIEELGLEQVVFVGHEWGGALGMDWAAAHPGRVRGVALVETFLRPLRSDDLRPASIGVLGRLRSPEGERMVLQDNIFLQKDLPSVPGLSNTDLAVYRAPYPTPTSRMPMLAWAREYPFDGEPADVVRRVTEYDHWMARTPEVPKLVMAGEDSATDLDSPELIAWAEENFAGVEVETIGPAGRCAPEYQPDAIGAAVADWIRRHTLTKPAPSQLV from the coding sequence ATGGTGAAGATTAATGTACTCGACTCGTTCATCAGCTATCTCGACATCGGTTCGGGGGACGTCCCGGTGGTGTTCCTGCACGGGAATCCGACGTCTTCGTATCTGTGGCGGTATGTGATACCACACGTTTTCGGTCAGGCCCGCTGCCTGGCGCCGGACCTGATCGGGATGGGCAGTTCGGGCAAGCCCGACATCGACTACCGGTTCGCCGATCACGCCCGCTACCTGGATACCTGGATCGAGGAACTCGGGCTGGAACAGGTGGTGTTCGTCGGCCATGAGTGGGGCGGTGCGCTCGGGATGGATTGGGCCGCAGCACATCCCGGCCGCGTGCGTGGAGTCGCCCTGGTCGAGACATTCCTGCGGCCGCTGCGCTCGGACGACCTGCGACCGGCGTCGATCGGGGTACTCGGGCGGCTGCGCTCGCCCGAGGGGGAGCGAATGGTGTTACAGGACAACATCTTTCTCCAAAAGGATCTCCCGTCGGTTCCTGGTCTGTCGAATACCGACCTCGCCGTCTACCGGGCTCCATACCCCACCCCCACCTCCCGGATGCCGATGCTGGCATGGGCGCGCGAATACCCCTTCGACGGCGAACCCGCCGATGTGGTCCGCCGAGTCACCGAATACGACCACTGGATGGCACGGACGCCCGAGGTGCCGAAGCTGGTGATGGCGGGGGAGGACAGCGCCACCGACCTGGACTCGCCCGAGCTGATCGCTTGGGCCGAGGAGAATTTCGCCGGCGTCGAGGTCGAGACGATCGGACCGGCCGGACGCTGTGCGCCGGAATACCAACCCGACGCCATCGGCGCCGCTGTGGCGGACTGGATTCGCCGGCACACGCTGACCAAGCCGGCACCCAGCCAGTTGGTATGA
- a CDS encoding DUF3472 domain-containing protein codes for MSTAVKKLLRTILISVAFAIGIIKPSVAQAIVAGGMAAIDRTWPEVPGGFDDMTFSITVTREPGSNGKTYWAHQWGYTGTTDGGYIGLQSRDGNDKALNFSIWGATSWRDSAGATCNLFGHEGSGVQCWINYAWQQGVTYQITLAKSGTDGWTASITNTRTRENSTVATIVVPPSYGGLAGLSEWVENFAQGAQQPPSCSAVPAATAVYGTPTANGGKVTPTSSNSYTYGNCAWIAKTSCTTEQVCTLSVNPDQPPRRLTPRK; via the coding sequence ATGTCCACAGCGGTCAAGAAACTTCTTCGAACCATACTGATCTCCGTCGCATTTGCCATCGGCATCATCAAACCAAGCGTCGCACAGGCCATCGTGGCCGGTGGCATGGCCGCGATCGACAGAACGTGGCCGGAAGTGCCGGGCGGATTCGACGATATGACATTTTCGATCACCGTCACACGAGAACCGGGATCGAACGGTAAAACATACTGGGCACACCAGTGGGGGTACACCGGCACCACCGATGGAGGATATATCGGCCTGCAGAGCAGAGACGGGAACGATAAGGCCCTGAATTTCTCGATCTGGGGAGCCACTAGCTGGCGCGACTCCGCAGGGGCCACATGCAACCTTTTCGGGCACGAGGGCAGCGGGGTGCAATGCTGGATAAACTACGCCTGGCAGCAAGGGGTAACCTATCAGATCACCCTGGCCAAATCGGGTACCGACGGCTGGACTGCGTCGATAACCAACACTCGAACCAGAGAGAACTCAACCGTCGCGACGATTGTGGTGCCGCCGAGTTACGGCGGACTCGCCGGACTGTCCGAGTGGGTGGAAAACTTCGCCCAGGGCGCTCAGCAACCGCCGTCCTGCTCCGCGGTTCCGGCCGCGACCGCCGTGTACGGCACGCCAACGGCCAACGGCGGCAAAGTGACACCGACCAGCAGCAACTCCTACACCTATGGAAATTGCGCCTGGATCGCCAAAACCTCCTGCACGACCGAGCAAGTGTGCACATTGAGCGTGAACCCGGACCAGCCGCCCCGGCGACTGACACCACGCAAATAG
- a CDS encoding isopenicillin N synthase family oxygenase, translated as MIDRAVRSIFDCGYARVTLSDVQAQLLHGALSKCREFFAMPIENKMRHASGDFNFGYRPMGREYSSTVDRPDLNDCFTLWSDRTDLITHSEEIESLTTAMLRWRDCAAEVVGDVGAAIAHQFSGALPPFRAASHLQVNHYRATKFDRDLLQDCHEDGNLMTVIHADAPGLELLVDGRPVPAETCRDEIILMPGSVLQDLTGGRIAPLDHCVRNLQQGERTSMMYFVNPELNDPVFPWVYHESMPAPDLRDRIRGNPSAYGLPDVPVL; from the coding sequence GTGATTGATCGTGCCGTGCGTAGCATATTCGACTGCGGTTATGCTCGGGTTACGTTATCGGATGTTCAGGCGCAGTTATTGCACGGGGCACTGTCGAAGTGTCGGGAGTTCTTCGCGATGCCGATCGAGAACAAGATGCGCCATGCCAGCGGAGACTTCAATTTCGGCTACCGGCCCATGGGCCGCGAGTATTCGAGCACAGTCGATCGTCCAGATCTCAACGACTGCTTTACGCTGTGGTCCGACAGGACCGATCTCATCACGCACTCGGAAGAGATCGAATCGCTGACCACAGCGATGCTCCGCTGGCGTGACTGTGCCGCCGAAGTGGTGGGCGACGTCGGAGCAGCCATCGCCCACCAGTTCTCTGGTGCTCTACCACCGTTCCGTGCCGCATCACACCTACAGGTGAATCACTACCGTGCCACGAAATTCGATCGAGATCTCCTCCAGGATTGTCACGAAGACGGCAATTTAATGACCGTTATCCACGCTGATGCGCCCGGTTTAGAGTTATTGGTCGACGGCCGCCCAGTTCCTGCCGAAACATGCCGTGACGAAATAATCCTCATGCCGGGGTCTGTTCTTCAGGATCTCACCGGTGGGCGCATCGCTCCGCTGGATCATTGTGTCCGTAATCTGCAACAAGGCGAGCGGACATCGATGATGTACTTCGTCAACCCGGAACTCAACGACCCTGTATTCCCGTGGGTCTACCACGAAAGCATGCCTGCGCCGGATCTGCGCGATAGAATCCGAGGAAACCCGTCGGCGTACGGCCTTCCTGACGTTCCGGTCCTCTGA
- a CDS encoding MFS transporter: MSVDKANAHTEPVLFRTNWWWRWALGAGFSRITEPMATLALVDLGTFISGYSYGAFLVSVYTFSGALTATIGGRILDNARRQRCAVGVVTVLSFLLHTALACSGNFHISLVVVTIATAVSAALPAGLHGLARTVLVHYADARVIDRAFSWDSVITESAWLLGSAVIVVLSLLHSPSIGVLAMAITFLGVYFFLGPLVPRDGRPKFSTESIARQGSLWSHRAAWPSLADSIAVGMVVTGIVSVLPILLIRSDASESWSGVLVGVLAGAGIVGTLCYERIAKRIRVHITIQSFITLILMDACVVSLAFSWTSARSPRG; this comes from the coding sequence ATGTCCGTCGATAAGGCTAACGCTCACACCGAGCCGGTACTATTCCGAACGAACTGGTGGTGGCGATGGGCATTGGGTGCAGGATTTTCGCGAATAACCGAGCCGATGGCTACGCTGGCTTTGGTCGACCTCGGAACGTTCATTAGCGGATATTCTTATGGCGCTTTTCTCGTCAGCGTATATACCTTTTCGGGAGCGCTCACCGCAACGATCGGCGGAAGAATCCTGGATAATGCACGTCGTCAACGGTGTGCCGTCGGAGTGGTGACAGTATTATCTTTTCTATTGCATACCGCTCTCGCCTGCTCCGGGAATTTCCACATATCGCTCGTGGTCGTCACCATCGCCACGGCCGTCAGTGCCGCACTACCGGCTGGGCTGCATGGTCTGGCTCGCACAGTGCTGGTGCATTATGCGGATGCACGAGTGATCGACAGAGCATTCTCATGGGACTCGGTCATCACGGAATCGGCGTGGCTACTCGGATCGGCCGTCATCGTAGTATTGAGCCTGCTCCACAGCCCGTCGATCGGTGTTCTGGCCATGGCGATAACTTTTCTGGGCGTATATTTTTTCCTTGGGCCACTGGTGCCGCGAGATGGAAGACCGAAGTTCTCGACAGAGAGTATCGCCCGTCAGGGCTCGCTATGGTCCCATCGGGCGGCGTGGCCCAGCCTTGCAGACTCGATCGCGGTCGGTATGGTCGTCACCGGGATCGTTTCGGTCTTGCCGATCTTGCTTATACGTTCGGATGCGTCAGAGTCGTGGTCCGGCGTCCTTGTCGGCGTTCTGGCAGGTGCTGGCATTGTCGGAACTCTGTGCTACGAGAGGATTGCCAAACGAATCAGAGTTCATATCACTATCCAATCGTTCATCACACTGATCCTCATGGATGCCTGTGTTGTTTCGCTGGCTTTCTCGTGGACCTCCGCGCGATCGCCGCGTGGATAG